A genome region from Methylobacterium sp. FF17 includes the following:
- a CDS encoding DUF2939 domain-containing protein, whose product MRWWSIPILLALGWFAFTLTPLWALYDIARAVQAHDTDYIARHVNFRTLRLSVIRQAAAAAQARDPAAPEVEPRERQRLSEAAAALAIPIAEALVTPATVVDLLDDGWPQSVELARGAPEAKGGGLRIENLRRLIPFYLASEMRGFRTVVVGVPPEASRERRLRVRLRLRGWTWRIVDIELNDELRERIAQAFARSSAKAR is encoded by the coding sequence ATGCGTTGGTGGTCGATTCCGATCCTGTTGGCGCTCGGGTGGTTCGCCTTCACGCTGACGCCCCTGTGGGCGCTCTACGACATCGCCCGCGCGGTCCAGGCCCACGACACCGACTACATCGCGCGGCACGTGAACTTCCGGACCCTGCGCTTGTCGGTGATCCGTCAGGCCGCCGCCGCCGCGCAGGCGCGGGACCCGGCCGCCCCCGAGGTCGAGCCCCGCGAGCGACAGCGCCTGTCCGAGGCCGCCGCCGCCCTCGCGATCCCCATCGCCGAGGCGCTGGTGACGCCCGCCACCGTGGTCGATCTCCTCGATGACGGCTGGCCGCAATCGGTCGAACTCGCCCGGGGGGCGCCCGAGGCGAAGGGCGGGGGCCTGCGCATCGAGAACCTGCGCCGGCTGATCCCGTTCTATCTCGCCTCCGAGATGCGGGGCTTCCGGACCGTGGTCGTCGGCGTACCCCCCGAGGCGAGCCGCGAGCGCCGCCTGCGGGTCCGCCTGCGCCTGCGCGGCTGGACCTGGCGCATCGTCGACATCGAACTGAACGACGAACTGCGCGAGCGCATCGCCCAGGCCTTCGCCCGCAGCAGCGCGAAGGCGCGCTGA
- a CDS encoding RNA pyrophosphohydrolase codes for MTASPIADGADLPYRPCVGITLISRAGLVFIGRRRVDAGPEHVADGRAWQMPQGGIDAGEDPEAAALRELYEETNVAPGSVVPLGQTEGWLSYDLPPAVLKQAWKGRYRGQTQKWFAFGFLGSDDEIDVATPGGGAFKSEFDAWRWEPMAGLPDLIVPFKRPVYEGVVAAFSGLTAWRAPS; via the coding sequence ATGACCGCATCCCCGATCGCCGACGGCGCCGACCTGCCGTATCGTCCCTGCGTCGGCATCACGCTGATCTCCCGCGCCGGCCTCGTCTTCATCGGGCGTCGCCGGGTCGATGCGGGACCGGAACACGTCGCGGACGGGCGGGCCTGGCAGATGCCCCAGGGCGGGATCGATGCGGGCGAGGACCCGGAGGCGGCCGCCCTGCGCGAACTCTACGAGGAGACCAACGTCGCGCCCGGCTCTGTCGTCCCCCTGGGGCAGACCGAGGGCTGGCTCTCGTACGACCTGCCGCCTGCGGTGCTGAAGCAGGCGTGGAAGGGACGCTATCGCGGGCAGACCCAGAAATGGTTCGCCTTCGGGTTCCTCGGCTCCGACGACGAGATCGATGTCGCCACGCCGGGCGGCGGGGCCTTCAAGTCCGAGTTCGACGCCTGGCGCTGGGAGCCCATGGCCGGGCTGCCCGACCTCATCGTGCCCTTCAAGCGGCCGGTCTACGAGGGGGTGGTCGCCGCCTTTTCCGGGCTGACCGCCTGGCGCGCGCCCTCGTGA
- a CDS encoding divergent polysaccharide deacetylase family protein has translation MRVATDDILTRPLGTKARSGQRSRSLRQVRVTGPMLLGGLVAALVAGASALAVFGDPEGGEPSAVATITLREPAPVAPVAARVEPARTGPSSADEVETASGVTVVRPTGTAAPTDAVVIQVPSAAPVKLAAAPDPRLIERGRHGNLPRLGEGRLRALDLYARPDGGGSGPRVAILVSGLGIGQAATASAITRLPPAISLAFAPYGGDLERTVARAREAGHEALLQAPMEPFDYPDSDPGPQTLLTSSRPPENLDRLSWVMSRFAGFVGIVNYMGAKLTSDGAAFEPVMREIGARGLGFVDDGSSPRSLATTLAAKARVPVARAEIVLDALPRPDAIDRELARLEALARQKGFAFASASAMPMSIDRIARWAAEAEARGIRLVPVSVALRNPETRLSSAKP, from the coding sequence CTGCGCGTGGCCACCGACGACATCCTGACCCGGCCTCTCGGAACCAAGGCCCGCTCCGGCCAGCGAAGCCGATCCCTCCGGCAGGTCCGCGTGACCGGGCCGATGCTGCTCGGTGGCCTCGTCGCCGCGCTCGTCGCGGGCGCCAGCGCCCTGGCGGTGTTCGGTGACCCCGAGGGGGGCGAGCCCAGCGCCGTCGCCACCATCACCCTGCGCGAGCCCGCGCCCGTGGCGCCGGTCGCGGCCAGGGTCGAGCCCGCCAGGACCGGTCCGAGCAGCGCCGACGAGGTCGAGACCGCCTCCGGCGTCACCGTCGTCCGCCCCACCGGAACCGCCGCCCCGACCGACGCGGTGGTGATCCAGGTGCCCTCCGCCGCGCCGGTCAAGCTGGCCGCGGCGCCCGATCCGCGCCTCATCGAGCGCGGGCGCCACGGTAACCTCCCGCGCCTCGGGGAGGGACGCCTGCGCGCCCTCGACCTCTACGCTCGCCCTGACGGGGGCGGATCCGGCCCGCGCGTCGCCATCCTGGTCTCGGGCCTCGGCATCGGGCAGGCCGCCACGGCGAGTGCCATCACCCGGCTGCCGCCCGCGATCAGCCTCGCCTTCGCGCCCTATGGCGGCGATCTCGAGCGCACCGTCGCGCGCGCCCGGGAGGCCGGGCACGAGGCGCTGCTCCAGGCCCCGATGGAGCCCTTCGACTATCCCGACAGCGATCCCGGCCCCCAGACGCTGCTCACCAGCTCGCGGCCGCCGGAGAATCTCGATCGCCTGAGCTGGGTCATGAGTCGGTTCGCGGGCTTCGTCGGCATCGTGAACTACATGGGCGCCAAGCTGACCAGCGACGGGGCCGCCTTCGAGCCCGTGATGCGCGAGATCGGCGCGCGGGGCCTCGGCTTCGTGGACGACGGCAGTTCGCCGCGCTCGCTCGCCACGACGCTCGCCGCCAAGGCCCGGGTGCCGGTGGCCCGCGCCGAGATCGTCCTCGACGCGCTGCCGCGTCCCGATGCCATCGACCGCGAACTCGCGCGCCTCGAGGCCCTGGCTCGCCAGAAGGGCTTCGCCTTCGCCTCCGCCAGCGCCATGCCGATGAGCATCGACCGCATCGCCCGCTGGGCCGCCGAGGCCGAGGCGCGCGGCATCCGCCTCGTGCCGGTGAGCGTCGCCCTGCGAAACCCGGAGACCCGCCTCTCCAGCGCGAAGCCCTGA